A stretch of Oncorhynchus gorbuscha isolate QuinsamMale2020 ecotype Even-year linkage group LG24, OgorEven_v1.0, whole genome shotgun sequence DNA encodes these proteins:
- the LOC124012786 gene encoding protein mono-ADP-ribosyltransferase PARP10-like gives MSAESKENRTVEVLGVPEEVEDELLYLYFENKRRSGGGNLVSVKLEGSRALLLFEEAEVASRVLSKRAHVLSNARLTVRKPACKDPRRLLLRGVNPFSCQELVELYVENMMGMDTHDYTLYPSPGRDLVLVHFNQAFNKDFQKLCSKISKKPLDGAQISLEQIDQTDSVLMENVHPSITADMLTLYLESQRGGRLEVKEVTMMSEGVARVSFLDFDSVERVLKQSHKLEETDLTVRPYFSFLQSEDSSSSPLTSPLTSVNGTSDGSTTNTQQTDSGGQSQTDSLPVDSTSDRSQSSHKATSEPLGPPLFPPVSQAAAAQGGMGDLISTPEPMSSNISVPDPVKLTLLQASPLPQSLQLAHQGCSIQIREDGVHMAGPDRPTLEQLKNAVLEFLGDVAQAHLTFDPEKAHFLAKQEVKDRLLQTLKENGLPSMYTVSDCVVMVTSLSPSLVSQACSMLKTLLSDFSIPVDRAYECMLYAQEWTGFLQSLTLCSAKVSERGQIDVLTLRGLEEEKQAKIVEFLSTPIETEAIISMEPGMLKYIQTHHHQLLADMNQVSIFPLDAHGICGLRIQGNAAACQIADEVLRGVVLSTETRTITVKQTGVARFLIQEGEGTSILREMQTKFQVYINMEKVHWEPLDNEDIFEAAWNMTSHQSFQRSSLQASTSVLTCTIQTSNNLSALDRGRIEEAKRLFSAIDETVDSGLSGLTGTTDMEEDLFPAEKPMAPSSDQGPDRDSANVEVEEEAPLPLVEGGDSDDVGATAPVVTQDGEMSRAMQLSTTLEEEAQMSLAIQYSMETTKRSLADEEEELQKVLELSRKMTKMTRDDGGAMPTASLPTAGSHLDQAVQVSLQEAIQSANSATIFVYAGYSCDLVRVDIALNKRVSNKQHKEKLVHRSLRSLSPYHRWCLDLIKRKHAVEVTIQGTTAIISGFKDFVTGAMPDMKLLLRRISTTTSDADILRTVQWVWHDPASSGTETPYAPEATVFMENAWKMRQEKIDILLNNLPHIINFAKMQEYNVASGKSVTISRKMLSSDDVYSEMQDEDYSLLSNLPETSRMNTDSDEFRNVVKDFYDSIQEFHNQIRIIKVEKLMNRLLYNQYRLKKASINQSTTDPEVERTLYHGTSETSVKEICVHGFNRSFCGKNATVYGQGVYFAVNSALSIQDQYSPPNADGHKFVFVTKVLTGDFTQGSHSMKTAPLKESSDMPLRYDSVADKTDNPSLFVIFNDTQAYPEYLITCQKIHR, from the exons ATGTCTGCTGAAAGCAAAGAGAACCGGACAGTGGAGGTGCTGGGAGTAccagaggaggtggaggatgagCTGTTGTATTTGTACTTTGAGAACAAGCGTCGTTCTGGGGGAGGTAATCTGGTGTCTGTGAAGCTGGAAGGGAGCCGCGCCTTACTGCTGTTTGAAGAGGCGGAGG TTGCATCAAGGGTCCTGTCTAAAAGAGCACATGTCCTGAGCAATGCTCGGCTGACCGTGAGGAAGCCTGCGTGTAAGGATCCACGGAGGCTGCTGCTGCGGGGGGTTAACCCATTCAGCTGTCAGGAGCTGGTGGAGCTGTATGTAGAGAACATGATGGGGATGGACACGCACGACTACACTCTATACCCCTCACCTGGCAGGGACCTGGTCCTAGTACACTTCAATCAGGCCTTCAATAAAG ACTTCCAGAAGCTTTGCTCAAAGATCTCTAAGAAGCCTCTGGATGGAGCACAGATCTCTCTGGAACAGATCGATCAAACTGACTCCGTCCTAATGGAGAACGTGCACCCCAGCATCACAGCAGACATGCTTACTCTGTACCTGGAGAGCCAACGGGGCGGGCGCCTTGAAGTTAAGGAGGTCACCATGATGTCAGAGGGGGTTGCCAGGGTCTCCTTCCTGGACTTTGACT CAGTGGAACGTGTCCTTAAACAATCACATAAACTGGAGGAGACAGATCTGACGGTCAGGCCTTACTTCTCCTTCCTCCAATCAGAGGACAGCTCCTCCtcacccctgacctctcccctgacCTCTGTGAATGGAACATCAGATGGTAGCACAACGAacacacagcagacagacagtggtggtCAATCACAGACTGATTCTCTCCCTGTAGACAGTACCAGTGACCGTTCTCAGTCCTCTCACAAGGCTACCTCTGAGCCTCTGGgcccccctctgttcccccctgtGTCCCAGGCAGCAGCAGCCCAGGGAGGCATGGGTGACCTAATTTCGACCCCAGAGCCCATGTCTAGCAACATTTCTGTCCCAGACCCGGTGAAACTCACCCTGCTCCAGGCCAGTCCCCTGCCCCAGAGCCTCCAGCTGGCCCACCAAGGCTGTAGCATCCAGATCAGGGAGGACGGGGTCCACATGGCCGGGCCTGACCGGCCAACGCTGGAGCAGTTGAAAAACGCTGTGTTGGAGTTCCTTGGGGACGTGGCCCAGGCTCATCTCACCTTTGACCCAGAAAAGGCCCACTTCctggccaaacaggaagtgaagGACCGGCTGCTACAGACGTTGAAAGAAAACGGGCTGCCGTCCATGTACACCGTGTCGGACTGTGTCGTCATGGTAACGTCTCTGTCTCCCAGCTTGGTGAGCCAGGCATGTAGCATGTTGAAGACTCTGCTGTCTGACTTCAGTATCCCTGTGGACAGAGCGTACGAGTGTATGCTGTATGCCCAGGAGTGGACTGGCTTCCTTCAGTCTCTGACTCTTTGCTCAGCTAAGGTGTCCGAAAGAGGACAGATAGATGTCCTGACTctgagagggttggaggaggagaagcaggcTAAGATAGTGGAGTTCCTCAGTACACCCATTGAAACGGAGGCTATCATCTCTATGGAGCCAGGCATGTTGAAGTACATCCAGACCCACCATCATCAGCTACTGGCTGATATGAACCAGGTGTCTATCTTCCCTCTAGACGCACACGGCATCTGTGGACTCAGA ATCCAAGGCAATGCTGCGGCATGTCAAATAGCCGATGAGGTTCTGAGGGGCGTGGTGTTGTCCACCGAGACCAGAACCATCACGGTGAAACAGACGGGCGTGGCGCGGTTCCTCATCCAGGAGGGGGAGGGGACCAGCATCCTCAGGGAGATGCAGACTAAGTTCCAGGTCTACATAAACATGGAGAAGGTGCACTGGGAACCCCTGGACAACGAG GACATCTTTGAGGCTGCGTGGAATATGACGTCCCATCAGAGCTTCCAGAGAAGTTCCTTACAGGCCTCAACATCAGTTCTGACTTGTACTATCCAGACTTCCAACAACCTCTCAGCTTTAGACAGAG GTCGTATAGAGGAGGCAAAGAGGCTGTTCTCAGCCATAGATGAGACGGTGGACTCTGGCCTCTCCGGTTTGACCGGAACCACTGACATGGAGGAGGATCTGTTTCCGGCCGAGAAACCCATGGCCCCGAgctctgaccagggcccagacaGGGACAGCGCTAACgttgaggtggaggaagaggctcCACTGCCCCtggtggagggaggggatagTGACGATGTGGGTGCTACTGCTCCTGTGGTGACTCAGGATGGAGAGATGTCCCGGGCCATGCAACTCTCCACTACCCTGGAGGAGGAGGCGCAGATGTCCCTGGCCATCCAGTACTCTATGGAGACCACCAAGAGGTCCCTGGCtgacgaggaggaggagctgcAGAAGGTTCTAGAGCTGTCCAGGAAGATGACGAAGATGACTCGGGATGATGGCGGTGCCATGCCTACCGCTTCCCTCCCTACTGCTGGCTCCCACCTCGATCAGGCTGTCCAGGTATCTCTGCAGGAGGCCATTCAGTCAGCCAACTCGGCAACAATCTTTGTGTACGCAGGCTACAGTTGTGACCTGGTCAGAGTGGACATTGCCCTGAACAAGAGGGTCAGTAATAAACAGCATAAGGAGAAGCTAGTGCACCGCAGCCTGAGGAGCCTGTCTCCGTATCacag GTGGTGTCTGGACCTCATCAAGAGGAAGCACGCCGTGGAGGTCACCATCCAGGGAACTACGGCAATCATCTCCGGGTTCAAGGACTTTGTTACCGGTGCGATGCCGGACATGAAGCTGCTGCTAAGGAGGATCTCCACAACGACGTCAGACGCTGACATCCTGCGGACAGTGCAGTGGGTGTGGCACGACCCTGCGTCGTCAGGGACGGAGACCCCGTACGCTCCGGAGGCGACAGTGTTCATGGAGAACGCCTGGAAGATGAGGCAGGAAAAGATCGACATCCTGCTCAACAACCTGCCGCACATCATCAACTTTGCGAAGATGCAGGAGTACAACGTGGCCTCTGGGAAGTCCGTCACCATCTCCAGGAAGATGCTGAGCTCCGATGACGTGTACTCGGAGATGCAAG ATGAGGACTACAGTCTACTGTCCAACCTGCCTGAAACGTCCAGAATGAACACGGATTCTGATGAGTTCCGGAATGTTGTGAAAGACTTCTACGACTCCATACAGGAGTTCCACAACCAAATCCGAATCATTAAG GTTGAGAAGCTGATGAATAGGCTCCTGTACAACCAGTACAGACTGAAGAAGGCTAGTATAAATCAGAGTACCACTGACCCAGAAGTGGAGCGTACGCTGTACCACGGCACAAGCGAGACCAGCGTGAAAGAGATCTGTGTTCATGGCTTCAATAGAAGCTTCTGTGGAAAGAATG CCACTGTGTACGGTCAGGGGGTCTACTTTGCTGTGAACTCTGCCCTGTCCATCCAGGATCAATATTCTCCCCCCAACGCAGACGGACACAAGTTTGTGTTTGTGACCAAGGTGCTGACCGGGGACTTCACTCAGGGCAGTCACTCCATGAAGACGGCTCCTCTGAAGGAGAGCTCTGACATGCCCCTCCGATACGACAGCGTGGCAGATAAGACGGACAACCCCTCTCTGTTTGTGATCTTCAACGACACACAGGCTTACCCTGAGTATCTCATCACATGTCAGAAGATTCACCGCTGA